Proteins from one Chroococcidiopsis sp. CCMEE 29 genomic window:
- a CDS encoding ATP-grasp domain-containing protein, which produces MNSTYDFHYFQGSSFSDLFAQDITDASYAFILNYPATASWAAYPNRKKYFLQDGSSEATKTSFDKICQKEPWKNLAVLGDAIPGVVIIPPQNLLINYWRDHFGFSYSSMETMDCSVYLDELSQSDQFVKAIALFPFDHLKPEKHAVDPDTHYHLLSKVTLAQLGVQCPKYESYNLHAFSLEDIQLPQFPYLIKTSHGLSGEGTYIIKSTSELNYCLEELRKYLDIQLLDTIIVSQFVKNEVQNYCVQFYVNKAGDITLIGTTSQLVSPEGNYLGGLIHYRKTDMSRFFEMIAAIGQYAHQQGYFGFIGFDVLEDQDGQLYAIDANFRVNGSTPLCLQRHTLLGLGKEVAKYSSDYHMDGTLDSILINLKPELERKDFIILSALEKVKYGKIYTDIYGIVTGETSEEMQHIEQNLQNKGLQLLS; this is translated from the coding sequence ATGAACTCGACATACGACTTTCATTACTTTCAAGGGAGTTCTTTTTCTGATCTATTTGCTCAAGACATCACAGATGCAAGTTATGCATTTATCCTAAATTACCCTGCAACTGCCAGTTGGGCAGCTTACCCCAACCGGAAAAAATACTTTCTTCAAGATGGCAGTAGTGAAGCCACCAAAACCTCCTTCGACAAAATTTGCCAGAAGGAACCTTGGAAAAATCTGGCTGTGTTAGGCGATGCCATTCCAGGGGTTGTCATTATTCCGCCACAAAACTTGCTGATCAACTACTGGCGGGACCATTTTGGCTTCAGCTACAGCAGTATGGAGACAATGGACTGCTCAGTGTATCTCGATGAACTCAGCCAGAGCGATCAGTTTGTCAAAGCGATCGCTCTATTTCCGTTTGATCATCTCAAACCTGAAAAACACGCCGTTGATCCAGATACTCACTACCACTTGCTTAGCAAAGTGACGCTAGCTCAACTAGGGGTGCAATGTCCGAAATACGAGAGCTATAATCTACACGCCTTCAGTCTGGAAGACATTCAGTTACCACAATTCCCATACTTGATCAAAACATCCCACGGACTCTCAGGAGAAGGTACTTATATTATCAAAAGCACTAGCGAGCTGAACTACTGCCTTGAAGAACTGAGGAAATATCTCGATATTCAGTTGCTGGATACGATTATTGTCTCCCAGTTTGTCAAGAATGAGGTGCAAAACTACTGCGTGCAGTTCTATGTCAACAAAGCGGGAGATATAACGCTTATCGGCACCACGAGTCAACTCGTCTCCCCAGAGGGCAACTATTTAGGAGGGTTGATTCACTACCGAAAAACTGATATGAGCCGATTCTTTGAGATGATTGCCGCTATTGGTCAGTATGCTCACCAACAGGGGTATTTCGGCTTTATTGGCTTCGACGTACTGGAAGACCAAGACGGACAGCTTTATGCGATCGATGCCAACTTCCGAGTTAATGGCTCGACTCCACTCTGCTTGCAGCGTCATACCCTATTAGGGCTGGGAAAGGAGGTAGCTAAATATTCCAGTGACTACCACATGGATGGAACATTGGACTCAATTCTAATCAACCTAAAACCAGAACTGGAGCGCAAGGACTTTATCATCCTGTCGGCTTTAGAGAAGGTCAAATACGGAAAAATTTACACCGACATTTACGGCATCGTTACTGGAGAGACAAGCGAAGAAATGCAGCACATCGAGCAGAACTTACAGAATAAGGGATTGCAGTTGCTCAGTTAA